The following proteins are encoded in a genomic region of Amycolatopsis sulphurea:
- a CDS encoding NYN domain-containing protein: MHPQPVHPEEPEEAEGPSEVPARASADAPEPASWASLPEAVRERIAELAAAAVAKLPVSDVPRQLRPVAKFAPAKRAKLGGTALLSALGDSSQFRTAVLEWLREHRTDALDPNAGDSVAAAAAAVLLGESSAAGRVRLVAKNAEETALRAERDAVLARNQRLEAEVAELRAELAQAREAVDSARGEREDEVDKLLRRLREQGMRLREAKDAAEAARAELRSGGAEQQRELRVLTEQLERERRRVAAERTRAERAVADAEMARQSAREAREADEVRLALLVDTIDGAVHGLRRELALGDRGARPADMISGVRSGLGPGGRIADVVALDRHLALPNVHLIVDGYNVTKTGYPELALADQRDRLVHQLSALAARTSAEVTVVFDGAGVLSVPASVPRGVRVLFSERGVLADDVIRALVSAEPKGRPMVVATSDRAVADSVRAAGAYPAPSAVLVSRLGRV; this comes from the coding sequence ATGCACCCGCAGCCCGTGCACCCAGAGGAACCCGAGGAGGCCGAAGGCCCCTCGGAGGTTCCCGCGCGGGCATCGGCGGACGCCCCGGAGCCGGCGTCGTGGGCGAGCCTGCCGGAGGCGGTGCGCGAGCGGATCGCCGAGCTGGCTGCTGCGGCCGTGGCGAAGCTCCCTGTGTCCGATGTACCGCGACAGCTACGGCCGGTCGCGAAGTTTGCCCCGGCGAAGCGCGCGAAGCTCGGTGGCACGGCGCTGTTGTCCGCGTTGGGTGACTCGTCTCAGTTCCGTACTGCGGTACTGGAGTGGCTGCGTGAGCACCGTACGGACGCGTTGGACCCGAACGCGGGCGATTCCGTGGCCGCCGCGGCTGCTGCCGTGCTGCTTGGTGAATCGAGCGCTGCCGGGCGGGTCCGGCTCGTCGCGAAGAACGCCGAAGAGACGGCGTTGCGTGCGGAGCGGGATGCCGTGCTGGCCCGCAATCAACGGCTTGAGGCCGAAGTCGCCGAGCTGCGGGCCGAGCTTGCGCAAGCGCGCGAAGCGGTCGACAGCGCGCGCGGAGAGCGCGAAGACGAAGTCGACAAGCTGCTTCGGCGGCTTCGCGAGCAAGGCATGCGGCTTCGCGAAGCGAAGGACGCGGCGGAAGCTGCGCGTGCGGAGCTGCGGAGCGGCGGAGCGGAGCAGCAGCGTGAGCTGCGTGTGCTCACGGAGCAGCTGGAGCGTGAGCGTCGGCGCGTAGCGGCTGAGCGGACGCGCGCGGAGCGTGCGGTCGCGGATGCGGAGATGGCGCGTCAGTCGGCGCGCGAAGCTCGCGAAGCCGACGAAGTGCGGTTGGCGTTGCTTGTGGACACCATCGATGGCGCTGTACACGGCCTACGCCGGGAGCTGGCGCTGGGCGACCGCGGTGCACGTCCCGCGGACATGATCAGCGGCGTGCGGTCCGGTCTCGGTCCCGGCGGGCGGATCGCGGATGTGGTCGCGCTCGACCGGCATCTCGCGTTGCCGAACGTGCACCTGATCGTCGACGGCTACAACGTCACCAAGACCGGGTATCCCGAGCTAGCGCTGGCGGATCAGCGAGACCGGCTGGTGCATCAGCTGTCCGCGCTGGCCGCGCGTACGTCCGCGGAGGTGACCGTGGTGTTCGACGGTGCGGGAGTGCTGTCGGTCCCGGCATCGGTGCCGCGCGGGGTACGCGTGCTGTTCTCCGAACGCGGCGTACTGGCGGACGACGTGATCCGCGCGCTGGTGTCGGCCGAGCCGAAGGGCCGGCCGATGGTCGTCGCCACGTCGGACCGCGCGGTCGCCGACTCCGTCCGCGCCGCCGGTGCGTATCCGGCTCCGTCGGCGGTGCTGGTCAGCCGATTGGGGCGGGTCTGA
- a CDS encoding DEDD exonuclease domain-containing protein yields MEKRAERPPAQLAFDELGTPLRDTTFVVFDLETTGTRPGPDGITEIGAVKVRGGQVLAEFATLVNPGAPIPPQIVELTGITQAMVYDAPRIERVLPAFLEFIAGTVLVAHNSGFDTGFMKAACEGHGYAWPRATVICTVKLSRRVIPKEEARSYRLSSLAMLLGARTQPTHRALDDARATVDVLHALLERVGNVGVHTVEELVDYLPEVTPAQRRKRHLAADLPARPGVYLFKGPSKEVLYVGTARDLRRRVRSYFTGSESRGRIREMVALAERVDAIECAHSLEAEIRELRLIAAHRPAYNRRSKNPHHAWWVGLTDEAFPRLSVVRLPRAGTLGPFRSQADARTAADTLAGATGLRTCTQRISATGASGTPCVLAELGRCGAPCAGQQSVLEYTPSVDATRGLIAGQDGRPLHLAADRLVRLSEAQHYEQAARHRDELAGLVRAVGRAQRQAALASIAELIAAAPDGNGGWELTVIRHGRLASAGVARRGVPPMPVVEALVAAGETVLPDEGPLHGASGEEVGILLRWLARPGTRLVRTTRPWSEPTAIAGWRGWLDRVADARSLENLAG; encoded by the coding sequence ATGGAGAAGCGCGCGGAACGCCCGCCGGCCCAGCTGGCGTTCGACGAGCTCGGCACCCCGTTGCGGGACACCACGTTCGTCGTGTTCGACCTGGAGACCACCGGGACCAGACCTGGCCCGGACGGGATCACCGAGATCGGCGCGGTCAAGGTGCGCGGCGGGCAGGTCCTCGCCGAGTTCGCCACCCTGGTGAACCCCGGGGCGCCGATCCCGCCGCAGATCGTGGAGCTGACCGGGATCACCCAGGCGATGGTCTACGACGCGCCGCGGATCGAGCGCGTGCTGCCGGCGTTCCTGGAGTTCATCGCGGGGACCGTGCTGGTAGCGCACAATTCCGGCTTCGACACCGGGTTCATGAAGGCCGCCTGCGAAGGACACGGCTACGCGTGGCCCCGAGCCACGGTGATCTGCACGGTGAAGCTGTCGCGCCGAGTGATCCCGAAGGAAGAGGCCCGCAGCTACCGCCTGTCGTCGCTGGCGATGCTGCTCGGCGCGCGTACGCAGCCGACGCACCGCGCGCTCGACGACGCCCGCGCCACGGTGGACGTACTGCACGCGTTGCTGGAGCGTGTCGGCAACGTCGGCGTACACACCGTCGAAGAGCTGGTCGACTATCTGCCTGAAGTCACGCCCGCGCAGCGTCGTAAGCGGCATCTGGCGGCCGATCTTCCCGCGCGACCGGGCGTATACCTGTTCAAGGGACCGAGCAAAGAAGTGCTGTACGTCGGCACCGCGCGAGACCTGAGACGGCGCGTGCGCTCGTACTTCACCGGCTCCGAAAGCCGTGGGCGTATCCGCGAAATGGTGGCGCTGGCCGAACGCGTGGACGCCATCGAGTGCGCGCACTCCCTCGAAGCCGAAATCCGCGAGCTGCGGCTCATCGCCGCGCACAGACCGGCGTACAACCGGCGTTCGAAGAACCCGCACCACGCGTGGTGGGTAGGGCTGACCGACGAAGCATTCCCCCGCCTCTCCGTCGTACGGCTACCGCGCGCGGGCACACTCGGCCCCTTTCGCAGCCAAGCAGACGCGCGCACTGCAGCAGACACCCTCGCCGGCGCGACGGGGCTTCGCACCTGTACGCAACGAATCTCCGCCACAGGGGCGTCCGGCACCCCATGCGTCCTAGCGGAGCTGGGGCGGTGCGGGGCGCCGTGCGCGGGACAGCAGAGCGTTCTCGAGTACACCCCTTCCGTCGACGCGACCAGAGGCCTTATCGCGGGGCAGGACGGTCGCCCACTACACCTGGCCGCAGACCGGCTGGTGCGACTGTCCGAAGCACAGCACTACGAACAGGCCGCGCGGCACCGAGACGAGCTGGCCGGCCTCGTACGCGCTGTCGGCCGAGCACAGCGGCAAGCCGCACTCGCCTCGATCGCCGAACTGATCGCCGCCGCCCCGGACGGCAATGGCGGCTGGGAACTCACCGTCATCCGCCACGGACGTCTGGCGTCGGCAGGCGTCGCCCGGCGCGGCGTACCCCCGATGCCCGTGGTCGAAGCACTGGTCGCGGCCGGCGAAACGGTGCTACCGGACGAAGGCCCGCTGCACGGCGCCTCCGGTGAAGAGGTGGGCATCCTGCTGCGGTGGCTCGCCCGTCCCGGCACGCGGCTCGTGCGCACCACCCGCCCCTGGTCGGAGCCCACCGCAATCGCCGGCTGGCGCGGCTGGCTGGACCGCGTCGCCGACGCACGCAGCCTCGAAAACCTGGCGGGCTGA
- a CDS encoding Lrp/AsnC family transcriptional regulator, whose product MVTAIVLINVEAEGIPEAAQAIADLDGVGEVYSCAGDVDLIATVRVPAHEDLADLIPGRIGKVPGVLDTVTHIAFRSYSRADTDSAFEIGVEGS is encoded by the coding sequence GTGGTCACGGCGATCGTGCTGATCAACGTAGAGGCCGAGGGGATTCCGGAGGCCGCCCAGGCGATCGCGGACCTCGACGGCGTCGGGGAGGTCTACTCCTGCGCCGGGGACGTCGACCTGATCGCCACCGTCCGGGTGCCGGCGCACGAGGATCTCGCCGACCTCATCCCGGGCCGGATCGGCAAGGTCCCCGGAGTACTCGACACCGTCACGCACATCGCGTTCCGGTCCTACTCCCGGGCGGACACCGACTCGGCGTTCGAAATCGGCGTCGAAGGCTCCTGA
- a CDS encoding cytochrome b, with translation MSSLTTPTKGTSGLQKHLGLAADNADQRYKLAKGLRHQFNKVFPTHWSFLLGEIALYSFIVILLSGVYLTLFFDPSMQEVTYHGSFQNMQGMQMSQAFKTTLDISFDVRGGLFVRQLHHWAALIFVASMMIHMFRIFFTGAFRKPREANWVIGGLLLVLGMFEGFFGYSLPDDLLSGTGIRATLSGIVLSVPVIGTWLHWAIFGGEFPGDQIIPRLYTLHILLVPGIMLALVGVHLALVWYQKHTQFPGVRRKETNVVGVRIMPYFALKGGAFFTLVVGVIALMSGLFQINPVWNFGPYNASMVSAGSQPDFYMAWADGMLRIWPAWEVYLGNYTIPAVFFPGAIGMPVLIGLLLAYPFLERKLSKDTARHNLLQRPRDAPVRTALGMMALGFFAVIELSGFNDIIADQFDISLNATTWAGRIGVLIVPPIAYYVTYRICLGLQRADREVLEHGVETGIIKRLPHGEFIEIHQPLGGTDSHGHAIPLEYQGAPVPKKMNKLGTAGHAVPGSVLTPDPAEETAALERARGNGHGNSDGAAEISGSHEVGSGH, from the coding sequence ATGAGTTCACTCACCACTCCGACCAAGGGGACGAGCGGCCTCCAGAAGCACCTCGGCCTGGCCGCGGACAACGCGGACCAGCGCTACAAGCTCGCGAAGGGCCTGCGTCACCAGTTCAACAAGGTCTTCCCGACGCACTGGTCGTTCCTGCTCGGTGAGATCGCGCTCTACAGCTTTATCGTCATCCTGCTCTCGGGCGTGTACCTGACGCTGTTCTTCGACCCCTCCATGCAGGAAGTCACCTATCACGGCAGCTTCCAGAACATGCAGGGCATGCAGATGTCCCAGGCGTTCAAGACGACCCTGGACATCTCGTTCGACGTGCGCGGCGGCCTGTTCGTGCGCCAGCTGCACCACTGGGCGGCGCTGATCTTCGTCGCCTCGATGATGATCCACATGTTCCGGATCTTCTTCACCGGCGCGTTCCGCAAGCCGCGTGAGGCGAACTGGGTCATCGGCGGGCTGCTGCTGGTGCTGGGCATGTTCGAGGGCTTCTTCGGCTACTCGCTGCCGGACGACCTGCTCTCCGGTACCGGTATCCGCGCGACGCTGTCGGGCATCGTGCTCTCCGTGCCGGTGATCGGCACCTGGCTGCACTGGGCGATCTTCGGCGGGGAGTTCCCGGGCGACCAGATCATCCCGCGGCTCTACACGCTGCACATCCTGCTGGTGCCGGGCATCATGCTGGCGCTGGTCGGGGTGCACCTGGCGCTGGTCTGGTACCAGAAGCACACCCAGTTCCCGGGGGTGCGGCGCAAGGAGACCAACGTCGTCGGCGTGCGCATCATGCCGTACTTCGCGCTCAAGGGCGGGGCGTTCTTCACCCTGGTCGTGGGTGTGATCGCGCTGATGTCCGGGTTGTTCCAGATCAACCCGGTGTGGAATTTCGGGCCGTACAACGCGTCCATGGTGTCCGCGGGATCCCAGCCGGACTTCTACATGGCCTGGGCCGACGGCATGCTCCGAATATGGCCGGCCTGGGAGGTCTACCTCGGGAATTACACGATTCCCGCGGTGTTCTTCCCCGGTGCCATCGGGATGCCGGTGCTGATCGGGTTGTTACTCGCGTATCCGTTCCTGGAACGCAAGCTGTCCAAGGACACCGCGCGGCACAACCTGCTCCAGCGGCCGCGGGACGCACCGGTCCGCACCGCGCTGGGCATGATGGCGCTCGGGTTCTTCGCGGTGATCGAGCTGTCCGGCTTCAACGACATCATCGCCGACCAGTTCGACATCTCGCTGAACGCGACCACCTGGGCCGGGCGCATCGGGGTGCTGATCGTGCCGCCGATCGCCTACTACGTGACCTACCGGATCTGCCTCGGCCTGCAGCGGGCCGACCGCGAGGTGCTGGAGCACGGGGTCGAGACGGGCATCATCAAGCGCCTGCCGCACGGTGAGTTCATCGAGATCCACCAGCCGCTGGGCGGGACGGACAGCCACGGCCACGCGATCCCGCTGGAGTACCAGGGCGCGCCGGTGCCGAAGAAGATGAACAAGCTGGGCACGGCCGGGCACGCCGTCCCGGGCTCGGTCCTGACGCCGGACCCGGCGGAGGAGACCGCGGCGCTGGAGCGTGCGCGGGGCAACGGGCACGGCAACAGCGACGGTGCGGCGGAGATCTCCGGATCGCACGAGGTCGGTTCCGGCCACTGA
- a CDS encoding ubiquinol-cytochrome c reductase iron-sulfur subunit, with translation MSAEGPEPPSEAELAEMDRDQLLKLGGELDGVEIVDYPEPWPVEGTRAEKRAERRVALWFALSAIFGLAFVVVMAWPHWWEYKDPSDPSHTVYSLYTPALGVSLGLAVLCLGIGVIVYTKKFVPSETVVQQRTDGPSAEVDRATIVAHLSDAGDRSTIARRSLIKRTAGAGAGALGLAVAALPVASFIKDPWKDSANENGLWHTGWQPKFPGEKVYLRRNIGNLDEEVEKGVTLVRAEDLDAGAMETVFPYRDSEKGNHEALAAALTRVDNPVMLIRLRPTDAARVVKRKNQEDFNFGDYYAYTKICSHVGCPTSLYEQRTNRILCPCHQSQFDALHYAKPIFGPATRPLAQLPITVDDEGYLVARGDFIEAIGPAFWERKS, from the coding sequence ATGAGTGCCGAAGGGCCCGAGCCGCCCTCGGAGGCGGAACTCGCGGAGATGGACCGCGACCAGCTGCTCAAGCTCGGTGGCGAGCTGGACGGCGTGGAGATCGTCGATTACCCCGAACCGTGGCCGGTGGAGGGCACCCGCGCGGAGAAGCGGGCCGAGCGCCGGGTGGCGCTGTGGTTCGCGCTGTCCGCGATCTTCGGGCTGGCCTTCGTCGTGGTCATGGCGTGGCCGCACTGGTGGGAGTACAAGGACCCGAGCGACCCGAGCCACACGGTATACAGCCTCTACACCCCGGCGCTGGGCGTCTCGCTCGGCCTCGCGGTGCTCTGCCTCGGCATCGGCGTGATCGTGTACACCAAGAAGTTCGTGCCGAGCGAGACCGTGGTGCAGCAGCGCACCGACGGCCCGTCGGCCGAGGTCGACCGGGCGACCATCGTGGCGCACCTGTCCGACGCCGGTGACCGCAGCACGATCGCCCGCCGCTCGCTGATCAAGCGGACCGCGGGCGCCGGGGCCGGCGCGCTCGGCCTCGCGGTGGCCGCGCTGCCCGTCGCGTCCTTCATCAAGGACCCGTGGAAGGACAGCGCCAACGAGAACGGCCTCTGGCACACCGGCTGGCAGCCGAAGTTCCCGGGCGAGAAGGTCTACCTGCGGCGCAACATCGGCAACCTGGACGAAGAGGTCGAGAAGGGCGTCACCCTGGTCCGCGCGGAGGACCTCGACGCCGGTGCCATGGAGACGGTGTTCCCCTACCGCGATTCGGAAAAGGGCAACCACGAGGCGCTGGCCGCGGCGCTGACCCGGGTGGACAACCCGGTCATGCTCATCCGGCTGCGCCCGACCGACGCCGCGCGCGTGGTCAAGCGGAAGAACCAGGAAGACTTCAACTTCGGCGACTACTACGCGTACACGAAGATCTGCAGTCACGTGGGCTGCCCGACCTCGCTGTACGAGCAGCGCACGAACCGCATCCTGTGCCCGTGCCACCAGTCCCAGTTCGACGCCCTGCACTACGCCAAGCCGATTTTCGGCCCGGCCACCCGACCGCTGGCGCAGCTGCCGATCACGGTTGACGATGAGGGATACTTGGTCGCCAGGGGCGACTTCATCGAGGCCATCGGCCCGGCCTTCTGGGAGCGTAAGTCATGA
- a CDS encoding c-type cytochrome produces the protein MTTSTKSPQRRFRARSKLRRRLAGVLALGVALVGAGALYAVLTPEPQTAQAQGDPALLRQGEQVYNNTCIECHGANLEGVQNRGPSLIGIGDAAVYFQTSSGRMPAARQEAQAARKPPKLTPAEIDAVGAYVQAHGGGAQRPAERGEALRGSDPARGGELFRLNCASCHNFTGRGGALSAGKYAPNLDPATEEQIYDAMLTGPQNMPKFSDRQLNPEEKKDIVAYVKSVSDGNNNPGGNGLGGLGPASEGLIAFVVGIAALVGITLWIGSKA, from the coding sequence ATGACCACCAGTACCAAGTCCCCACAGCGCCGCTTCCGCGCGCGTTCGAAGCTGCGCCGGCGTCTCGCCGGGGTGCTCGCGCTCGGTGTCGCACTGGTGGGCGCCGGCGCGCTGTACGCCGTGCTGACCCCGGAGCCGCAGACCGCGCAGGCGCAGGGCGACCCGGCCCTCCTGCGCCAGGGCGAGCAGGTCTACAACAACACCTGCATCGAATGCCACGGCGCGAACCTGGAAGGCGTCCAGAACCGCGGTCCGAGCCTGATCGGCATCGGCGACGCGGCGGTGTACTTCCAGACTTCCTCCGGCCGGATGCCCGCGGCCCGCCAGGAGGCCCAGGCCGCGCGGAAGCCGCCGAAGCTGACCCCGGCCGAGATCGACGCGGTCGGTGCCTACGTGCAGGCGCACGGCGGCGGGGCGCAGCGGCCCGCGGAACGCGGCGAGGCGCTGCGCGGCAGCGACCCGGCCCGCGGTGGTGAGCTGTTCCGGCTCAACTGTGCCTCGTGTCACAACTTCACCGGCCGCGGTGGCGCCCTGTCGGCGGGCAAGTACGCGCCGAACCTGGACCCGGCCACCGAGGAACAGATCTACGACGCGATGCTCACCGGGCCGCAGAACATGCCGAAATTCTCCGACCGGCAGCTGAACCCGGAGGAGAAGAAGGACATCGTCGCCTACGTCAAGTCGGTGTCCGACGGCAACAACAACCCGGGCGGTAACGGCCTCGGCGGGCTCGGCCCCGCCTCGGAGGGCCTGATCGCGTTCGTCGTCGGAATCGCCGCGCTGGTCGGCATCACTCTCTGGATTGGATCGAAGGCATGA
- a CDS encoding cytochrome c oxidase subunit 3 produces MRSVTTAAPTISQRVHSLNRPNMVSVGTVVWLSSELMFFAGLFAMFFTVKAQNPAGASWPPPLHGEPFHLNIPYAIPFTVILVLSSLTCQFGVFAAERGDVYGLRRWYIITLIMGAVFVFGQAYEYVNLVDEGLTIPSGPFGTVFFLATGFHGLHVIGGLIAFVFLLIRTKLSKFTPAQATSAIVVSYYWHFVDIVWVGLFAVIYILP; encoded by the coding sequence ATGCGATCCGTGACAACGGCAGCTCCCACCATCAGCCAGCGGGTCCACTCGCTGAACCGGCCGAACATGGTCAGTGTCGGCACCGTCGTGTGGCTGTCCAGCGAACTCATGTTCTTCGCCGGACTGTTCGCCATGTTCTTCACCGTCAAGGCGCAGAACCCGGCCGGGGCCTCGTGGCCGCCGCCGTTGCACGGCGAGCCATTCCACCTCAACATCCCGTACGCGATCCCGTTCACGGTGATCCTCGTGCTCTCGTCGCTGACCTGCCAGTTCGGCGTGTTCGCCGCCGAGCGCGGGGACGTCTACGGCCTGCGGCGCTGGTACATCATCACGCTGATCATGGGCGCGGTGTTCGTGTTCGGGCAGGCGTACGAGTACGTCAACCTGGTCGACGAGGGCCTGACCATCCCGTCCGGCCCGTTCGGCACGGTGTTCTTCCTCGCCACCGGATTCCACGGCCTGCACGTCATCGGCGGGCTCATCGCGTTCGTGTTCCTGCTGATCCGGACCAAGCTCAGCAAGTTCACGCCCGCGCAGGCCACTTCCGCGATCGTCGTGTCCTACTACTGGCACTTCGTCGACATCGTGTGGGTCGGCCTCTTCGCGGTGATCTACATCCTCCCCTGA
- a CDS encoding ribonuclease E inhibitor RraB produces the protein MSWLQRLRDLAGKRETAGLTPDTPGLRIVVRAFDPAVADSAVLGAASGWTAGAPAVLTHHLSLPAERLAEAAAILAQDGYELREQRPDGDRVLAHAVRVQVLDALHCAQERARMAGLAQRLGGDALGWDARQPGESPTTSA, from the coding sequence GTGAGTTGGCTGCAGAGGTTGCGTGACCTGGCCGGAAAGCGGGAAACCGCCGGTCTGACGCCCGACACGCCCGGGTTGCGGATCGTGGTCCGGGCCTTCGATCCGGCGGTGGCCGACTCGGCGGTGCTCGGCGCCGCTTCCGGCTGGACCGCCGGTGCCCCCGCGGTGCTGACGCACCACCTCAGCCTGCCCGCCGAGCGGCTCGCCGAGGCCGCCGCGATCCTTGCCCAGGACGGCTACGAGCTGCGGGAACAGCGGCCGGACGGGGACCGGGTACTGGCCCACGCGGTGCGCGTGCAGGTGCTCGACGCGCTGCACTGCGCGCAGGAACGCGCGCGGATGGCGGGGCTCGCCCAGCGGCTCGGTGGCGACGCGCTGGGCTGGGACGCCCGGCAACCGGGTGAGTCGCCCACCACGTCCGCGTGA